cTAATAATAAAAAATCTACTTTAAGTAGCTTTTAACTTGTGATGTTTTTAggtattttttgatttttaaaagctAACATCTAATTTTATagaatatttttaaataaataaaagttacaaCTTATAACTAATACTATCAACTAATTTGCTAAACACGCTCAATGTTTTTCACATTTGCATAAATATTTCTCAATAATTTTCTCTACATCTTTAAATCCGAAATGTTTAGATTTTCAAATAATTCTTGTATCCTAATCTATTTTTTAatgtgtttctttttttttttttttaactttttttagcTTTAAGTGAAAAccaaaatattttttagaaattttggattttttttagaaaaaatattatatatatatatatatatatatatatatatatatatatatatatatatatatatatatataacccaaaCGTTTAGACGATTTAATTATCATCGTACAACaagtgagatggcaaacgggcaacaagctgcgccgctaagcctttttgtatAACAAAGCTCaatcttttaaagactacattcATAGAACTAGGGGATATACCATTGCAATGCATAATCCGTTGTACTCTATTAAGAAGCTCTACCGCATCCggtgcgaggaaaccaaacgtatcaaacgcaaatggtatgaacacgtgttgattttccatgcacgattTCTCATGTTTGTCGACTTTGCCGGTAGCAGCTTTTAAAGCAGCCAGTCTTGCCGTGAAACCCCCCACCCTCAAGCCCACGAAAAAGGATACCCCTGTAAGGTCCACACATGCATGTTTCCCtccgacccatccaaaaatcaaaatgtcaatCGGTATAAGGGTTGACATTCCTTCTGTCGGGTCAATCAAGAAATTCACATGTGCCTCTTTCTTAGCGGAAACTCTTGCACGCTTAAATATATCGAACAAAACATCTCTGACCATATCGTACCTGTATTTGAACTCTGAGAGTTCTTTACAGTGAACTGCATGCTCTCTAAAGGAGTCCAAACATGCATTGTGACACACCGGACATATCTCGTCAGCTGAGAATATTggaatcatgagtcgatatttgaggatAGTACGATAATCCACAAgagacatatgttggccaagCCCATCTATAGGGATAGCAAGAAGAAAATCTTGGGCATGTGGTGCACGTAAGCATTGGAAAACCGCTTTCTGACGGGCCATCATGTCGAGATgaacttccatatcttggacaattttacGAAAAATGGCACTTGCCAGCGTACTATgggatttagggggggggggggcggtatCTTTAATAGTAAAACTGCTAAGGTCAGAATCTGGAATCTTGTTACGAAGAGTAGCCAAGGCACCatcataatcagaatccataCCATATATGTCGCTAtcccgtaagatgtggtcttgcaaTACCTAAGTTTGGGCCCTTGAGGCAACAAAAGCATATGAAGTAGCCTCTACTGCCGAATATAAACCCAAACCACCAAACCTGATGGGTAAGGAAGCAATGTGCCATTGTATGTCACCAAAGAAAGGGCCACCACAGACCACAATGTCCTCAATGGCCCCGCGCAACCCATTGTCAAAGAATATTGCCTCCTCCATGTGAACGGGTTGACACGTCCTCAGCTCAAAGAAAAGCTTAGCAATACCCATACAAGACCGAAGCAGAAGGAGCTCACTCTGAGGGTCAAACAATTGAGGAAGAAGGCGCATCAAATTCATAGCGTTTTCGGCTCTTTTTATGGCTAAGCTGCTAATGAAACTAGCATCTCTACTAACAGCTCCCCCCCAAGAAGTTTCACCCCCAAATGTGGCCTCCCGATGTCAGTTGGGAATAGCCCCTCATGTAGCTTCCTACCGTCGCACGAGAGCCAAAAGAGCTCGTTTTTCTTGATATTTAGTTGAAGGCCCAATTTTGGGCCAATCACCGTAATGATGTCCAACACTTTGGCCACCTCCTTCGAATCTCCAATAAGTGTGCCATCATCAAGGTACCATGCATGGAGAAGAAGCTTGCAATTGTTGCTAATATTATGCAAGAACGGGTGTAACACAAGAGCAAAGAGAAGTGGTCCCAAGGGGTCTCCTTGCTGAACCCCAGTAGTGGACCAAATATGCGTGTTGTCTAGATACAACCTTACTGCTTGACCATAGAGGAATTCTACCCACAAGGATATAGAGGGACATCTCAATCCGACCTCATGAAGCAATGTTCATCAAATATCATATATACGTTTTTAAAAATTTGGAataattttcctttttttttttccatctgaaattaaaaatccaaaatacaAAATATATTTCTGCTTATTAAAGAATACATATACATATGTGATCTGAAATATCTTATTCGTACCAAACAAAATTAATTTGATCTGAAATACCTTATTAATGTACAATTCAACCATTAATAGTGATTACAAACGTGAAGCAAGCGACATGTGCGACTTGTTGGGCCTAACTTTTTGGATTTTCCACCAATCGCATCTTCTCCAGCAAACTATTCACACTTCACTCCTcgagattttttttaaaacaaaaaaatcttCTAGTAGATAATGTTTATACAAATACTTGAAATACGTATAAATTCATCTTTCGAAAATATCAAATAATTTGATACCACTTTTCATCTATCCACTCGTTATATAAttctatttaaaattaaaattcgaATTAAGTATTCCAATCCCCATCTCCTTTTCCCATTATAAAACCAAACGCCCTATCCCCACCATTCCCACTCCATTATTCTCTTCTCTCTATCTCATCTCCTCCGCCTGCAACCATGAAGGTCGTATCCATGGCTATCCTCTTCCTTTTCGCCCTCTTCGCCGTCTCCTCCGCCCTCGACATGTCGATCATCGGCTACGACGCCACACATATGACCTCCGGCGATTCCTCTTCCACCAACTGGCGTACTGACGATGAAGTCAATGCTATGTACGAGTCATGGCTCGTGAAACACGGTAAAACCTACAACGCTCTTGGGGAAAAGGACAGGAGGTTTCAGATCTTCAAGGATAACCTCAAGTTCATCGACGAACACAACTCCGGCGACCATTCCTATAAGGTTGGACTTAACAAGTTCGCCGATCTGACAAACGAAGAGTACCGGAAAACCTACACCGGAATCAAGACGATCGACGCTAAGAAGAAGGTTTCCAAGGCTAAGAGCGACCGGTACGCCGCCAGCCCCGCCGATGACTTGCCGGAATCGATTGATTGGAGAGCAAAAGGCGCCGTTTCGCAGGTCAAAGATCAAGGAAGCTGCGGTGAGTTATTTCCTTTCCATAAATAATTTGAAAAAGTATCGGTAACATAATCGCAATCACGAACAAAAAAGTATATGCATCATGAATCATGACTGACGTATATAACTCATATTGACGAAAATAACCCTGTATCAGTGAAGGGTATTTAGGTAATTAGCATAGTAGTTAGGCGTCCTTTACTCGAATCAGTTTTGTTCATAGTCAAAATTATAGGGTGTGTCGTCGTAGTTTATCGATGATTTGGATAATGGGTAAACGAAGAAGGACAATAACGTAATTTACTTTTGTTATTAATAATCTAAAAAATACAATCATAGATCTTATCAAACCTATGCATACTCTCTTTTTTAAAGAAATTCAGTGGCTACCTATTATCAACGTTCATGAACCACAACCAACCACATCATTCATTAAAAAAAgtagtttctttttcttttatataaCTTCTAATCAAGCCAATCCAATATTTGGCTCTTTAGTGAAAGAAATTCAATTAATGTATTTAGTGAATTTTGTTTATAATTAACTATTAAATAGTTTTTAACAAAAAGTAATATATACAATataattgctatttcttgcatttaacactTTGATGTTCATGTTTTCTTGTAGGGAGTTGTTGGGCGTTTTCAACCACAGGATCAGTGGAAGGGATCAACCAGATCGTGACAGGCGATTTGATTTCCATCTCAGAACAAGAGCTTGTGGACTGTGATACTTCTTACAATGAAGGATGCAATGGAGGTCTCATGGACTACGCATTCCAATTCATTATCAAAAATGGTGGAATTGACACCGAAGAAGACTACCCCTACACAGGAAGAGATGGGAAATGTGACACCTATAGGGTTCGTTCATACCCAATAATAACTTTCACCATTTGTTACTTTTAAGTTAATCCGGATTCACTTTACTTTATTTAACTTTGGTGTTTTTTGTTATGTAATTTTGGTTTATACAGAAGAACGCAAAGGTTGTTTCCATTGATGGTTATGAAGATGTTCCAGTCAACGATGAGTCAGCATTGAAAAAGGCCGTCTCAAACCAGCCTGTATCCGTTGCTATTGAAGCCGGTGGTCGTGATTTTCAGTTCTACACTTCGGTAATGTGTTGTTATTTATAGCAAGCATCCTATTTTCGTTTCTTTCTATTATCACATTTTTACTCTGAATAATCTATCTAATTATAGCAATGTCAATAATATGTCATCCATGTTTAATATTTCTTTTAATCAACCTCAGTATCTAACCTATGATTGGTTGGGATTATTGCAGGGTGTGTTCACAGGAAAATGTGGGACCGCTTTAGACCACGGTGTGCTGGCAGTTGGGTACGGGACCCAAGACGGGAAAGACTATTGGATAGTGAAGAACTCATGGGGAGCAGAGTGGGGTGAATCAGGTTACTTGAAAATGGAAAGAAACATTGCGGATAAAACAGGGCTTTGTGGTATAGCAATGGAGCCATCTTACCCCATCAAAACTGGCCAAAACCCACCGAACCCTGGCCCATCTCCACCATCACCGGTCACACCTGAAACAGTTTGTGATGAGTACAGCACCTGCCCGGAAGGAACTACCTGTTGCTGTATCTATGAGTATTATGGTTATTGCTTTGCTTGGGGCTGCTGCCCGTTGGAGGGAGCTACTTGCTGTGAGGATCATTACAGTTGCTGCCCACATGATTACCCCATTTGCGATGTGTGCAGGGGTACTTGCTCAAAGGTTAGTTTGTTACCTTAAGCTAAGCTCTTGTTTATTATGTAGGATAGGACAGACTCTGTCCTATCCTATATAATAGATTAACAAACTTTTTGTACCATTCAAAAAGTTTGTTACCTTAAGCTCATGTTTGTTACATAGGATATGACATACTAGCATTGTACTGGTTTGCAATGCTAGACTGTTCTGTCATACCCTATGTAACAAAATAACAAACTTTTTGTACCATGCAAAAAATTTGTTACCTTAAGCTCATGTTTGTTACATAGGATAGGACATCCTAGCATTGTATCGGTTTGCAATGCTAGACTATTCTGTCATATCCTATGTAACAAAATAACAAACTTTTTGTACCATACAAAAAGTTTGTTATATTAAGAACACAGTGCCATGTTTGGGTTTTACAAATAAGTAAATTTGATTGGGACAAGAATTACAATATGTAAAAGACAATTTGTAATTTTTCTCATTCAAAAAGGTTGAAGGAGTTTGTGAAAAAAGACGTGAATACCCTTTCATTTGGATGTTTGTGTTGTTTTGTATTTGATTAATGGTTTGATTGTTGATGGAAACAGAGCAAGAACAGCCCGTTGGAAACAATGGCAATCAAGAGGATTCTTGCAACACCAACCAAGGCAAAGAGGAGCATTGCTTAAGAGGTGAAagatgaagagagagagagaggtgatcACGATTTGCTTTGAGGGGTTGAAATCTGATATGATAGTTTTGTTTATCAGATTTTTGATTTGTAAATACTCTGGCATTGATTCTTCCTGTACTATTTATTGCATTTGAACAGATTCCCTGCTATTTCCACAACTTTAATTTAAGTCTGCAAATAATCTTTTATGACAATATATTTTATTTGGTTAATTTCTGCTTCTTTTTTCAACATACTATACATTATTACACTTCATGCATAGATAATTCATATGTATAGATTAGTGAGAGAATATATCTATCCATGTAATTAATATTAGCATAAATAATTAGTGATATTTGCCTAAATAAAAAACATTGTATGCAcggaatttttttcatttttcaactctTTATATAAAGCATTATATACACAAAGTTTGCCTTTTCTATTAATTGAATAAACCATCTGAATGAGACTGAATGATCATCAAGAGGTGATGTATAGTAGTGTTCCTATTATGTCTTTcacattaagtaaaaaagaaatacGTGGAGTCTATTTAGGAAGGAAGCTTCTAAAAGTAAGTTGATTGGTCCAAAACCAGCCATCAATGGAGATGTTTTGTCACTCTTCTTTATTTTGATAACTACAAATCTTTCATATTTATGTGACATCATTATCTTT
The genomic region above belongs to Lactuca sativa cultivar Salinas chromosome 4, Lsat_Salinas_v11, whole genome shotgun sequence and contains:
- the LOC111894705 gene encoding low-temperature-induced cysteine proteinase; protein product: MKVVSMAILFLFALFAVSSALDMSIIGYDATHMTSGDSSSTNWRTDDEVNAMYESWLVKHGKTYNALGEKDRRFQIFKDNLKFIDEHNSGDHSYKVGLNKFADLTNEEYRKTYTGIKTIDAKKKVSKAKSDRYAASPADDLPESIDWRAKGAVSQVKDQGSCGSCWAFSTTGSVEGINQIVTGDLISISEQELVDCDTSYNEGCNGGLMDYAFQFIIKNGGIDTEEDYPYTGRDGKCDTYRKNAKVVSIDGYEDVPVNDESALKKAVSNQPVSVAIEAGGRDFQFYTSGVFTGKCGTALDHGVLAVGYGTQDGKDYWIVKNSWGAEWGESGYLKMERNIADKTGLCGIAMEPSYPIKTGQNPPNPGPSPPSPVTPETVCDEYSTCPEGTTCCCIYEYYGYCFAWGCCPLEGATCCEDHYSCCPHDYPICDVCRGTCSKSKNSPLETMAIKRILATPTKAKRSIA